The window GAAAGGGTCCTCTCATGAACCCGCGGCACAGCGAAGAGTACAAGCGGCATCTTGTCGACGAAGCATTCAACCGGACGCCACCCGGTGGCTTCCCCGAAATCGAACGGCGCGAGGGACTTACCCCCGGCACCCTCTTCGACTGGGTAGATACCTATGGACCGCCGAAACCACTCGCCCCCTTCTCCGCTTTGCATTTCTGGATCGGCACGACCGAACAAACTGAAGCGGAGTTCTTCGCCTACTTCGATGTGCCCGACGCCTACTGGAAAGACGAGGACGTCTCCGCGATCGACGCCGGTGT of the Rhodococcus sp. OK302 genome contains:
- a CDS encoding immunity 22 family protein, with the translated sequence MNPRHSEEYKRHLVDEAFNRTPPGGFPEIERREGLTPGTLFDWVDTYGPPKPLAPFSALHFWIGTTEQTEAEFFAYFDVPDAYWKDEDVSAIDAGVGFNIDLDEAYAYDDDLLLSIHDDVPMLVAELIAESTLESDASAAAIVKACAERGIHTANAMFVYADPTQSIQDTTKLYNHLPYIGLFPSRESI